The Paenibacillus macerans genome includes a window with the following:
- a CDS encoding MarR family winged helix-turn-helix transcriptional regulator yields MTSSDSSSGYGELSGQDLLHQLFKINHLLQRQFEMGLVSYGLPEQLTGPRLRVLLEISAAGKIRMNELAKNLGIKARTVTQFVDALEKDHFIVRTPDASDRRATILQLTDTAKSLMERAEEVMGEISDKLLERLTLEQRNQLLDILWQLDSNRTEFSTNDE; encoded by the coding sequence ATGACGAGTTCAGATTCATCTTCCGGCTACGGAGAGCTGTCGGGCCAAGATTTATTGCACCAGTTATTTAAAATCAATCATCTTCTGCAACGGCAATTTGAAATGGGATTAGTATCTTACGGTTTGCCGGAGCAATTAACGGGGCCAAGATTACGCGTTCTATTGGAGATTTCCGCAGCCGGTAAAATAAGAATGAATGAGCTGGCGAAAAATTTGGGCATTAAAGCCCGTACGGTTACCCAGTTCGTCGACGCGCTTGAGAAGGATCATTTTATAGTCCGTACCCCCGATGCATCCGATCGTCGGGCCACCATTCTGCAGCTTACGGACACTGCGAAATCCTTAATGGAAAGAGCGGAAGAAGTGATGGGGGAAATATCCGATAAATTGCTTGAGCGTTTAACTTTAGAGCAGCGGAACCAATTGCTTGATATTTTATGGCAGCTTGATTCAAATCGAACCGAATTTAGTACAAATGATGAATAA
- a CDS encoding MDR family MFS transporter, translated as MTNQSIARSEPFSLRRILPALLPVLTGMLLVMLDSTVMNVAIPQLEKNFHTDLKTIQWAITGYTLALSAVIPLAGWFSDRFTSKKVILTSIFLFTGCSALCAMATTPAQLIIFRILQGLGGGMIAPISMALSFKLAPPDKRGSVMGILGLPMLIAPIAGPVLSGWLLDYMHWRWIFLINIPIGVFSLIWGIKHLPDSNLGKNVKLDIWGAILAPVSFSALVYGVHSGSSEGWANIPALMSITMGVILLAIFILVEIQKKEPLLELRSFLSKEFSKGMILTCLNWTALAGSALLIPLFLQQVRGFSSFESGLLVIPQAIMSFIGMQLGGRLFDKYGARPVVFVGLVFLASALGGLSGIRETSSLELLIGIIAFMGLGQGLATMPLSTYVLKSAPEHLISRVTPLTASAQQVFGSFAVALMSGFLTSNIKNHLASVTADLPGAQAGAMSAGFCDTFLISMILAVCGVIMSLFLRKSEKYSTTNHFKNKEV; from the coding sequence ATGACAAACCAATCCATCGCAAGGTCAGAACCATTTTCGCTGCGTAGAATACTACCCGCACTATTACCTGTTTTAACCGGAATGCTCCTAGTCATGCTGGACAGTACGGTCATGAATGTAGCGATTCCACAACTTGAAAAAAACTTTCATACGGATCTAAAAACGATCCAGTGGGCGATTACCGGATATACCCTTGCTCTATCTGCAGTAATCCCTTTGGCAGGCTGGTTTTCGGACCGCTTCACCTCGAAAAAAGTGATTTTAACCTCCATCTTCTTATTTACAGGCTGTTCCGCATTATGCGCTATGGCCACAACGCCAGCTCAGTTAATTATATTCCGCATTCTGCAAGGGCTCGGCGGGGGAATGATTGCTCCAATCAGCATGGCGCTTTCTTTCAAGCTGGCTCCCCCGGACAAAAGAGGCTCAGTCATGGGAATTTTAGGTTTACCTATGTTGATTGCCCCCATTGCAGGACCCGTATTGTCAGGCTGGCTATTGGACTATATGCATTGGCGGTGGATTTTTCTCATCAATATCCCTATCGGTGTGTTTTCCCTTATATGGGGGATTAAACATCTTCCGGACTCCAATTTGGGAAAAAACGTGAAGTTGGATATTTGGGGGGCCATTTTAGCTCCCGTATCATTCTCCGCATTGGTTTATGGTGTGCATAGCGGGAGCAGCGAGGGCTGGGCAAATATTCCCGCGCTTATGTCCATCACCATGGGAGTTATTCTTCTAGCCATCTTTATTTTGGTGGAAATTCAAAAGAAAGAACCCTTGCTTGAACTGCGTTCCTTTCTTTCCAAGGAATTCAGCAAAGGCATGATACTTACCTGCCTGAATTGGACCGCATTAGCAGGGTCGGCTTTATTAATACCTTTATTTTTGCAGCAGGTAAGAGGCTTTTCTTCCTTTGAGTCGGGCTTGCTCGTCATCCCTCAAGCGATCATGTCTTTTATCGGGATGCAGCTTGGCGGCAGGCTGTTTGATAAATACGGTGCACGGCCTGTGGTATTTGTAGGACTTGTCTTTCTGGCAAGTGCTTTGGGGGGGTTATCGGGAATTCGGGAAACCAGCAGCTTGGAACTATTGATCGGCATTATCGCTTTTATGGGCTTGGGGCAAGGATTAGCGACGATGCCGCTCAGCACTTATGTTTTGAAATCCGCTCCAGAACACCTCATAAGCCGGGTGACTCCATTAACCGCATCCGCCCAGCAAGTTTTTGGCTCGTTTGCCGTTGCGCTTATGTCCGGTTTTCTAACATCCAATATTAAAAATCATTTGGCCAGTGTCACGGCGGATTTACCGGGAGCACAAGCAGGGGCAATGTCGGCAGGATTCTGCGACACCTTTCTAATTTCCATGATTTTGGCTGTTTGCGGTGTGATCATGAGCCTGTTTTTACGGAAATCGGAAAAATATTCAACAACAAATCATTTTAAAAATAAGGAAGTGTAA
- a CDS encoding macrolide family glycosyltransferase has translation MANVLFLSIPSHGHVNPSLGLVSELVRQGEKVIYFSSDEFKEKIERTGAVFKRFNEDLNLFGTDDMGGLLDSLHRVIKASSSIIEDIFHQTADLKLDYMIYSTAFPFGEVIAGILRIPSVSTFPVFAGLKEILDDSHESDEDQIAPIQEVLDTYKAVSRTIEETYSVKMPDRMMHLMFNRGDLNLVYTSKYFISKSDLEFFDDSFQFIGPPVYDRKENLDFPFDRLEGKKVIYISLGTVFGNYNPALYDLFFKSFAGWDAVVVMAAYKVDLSPFSIPDNFIVRNYVPQTEILKYADAAITHAGMNTISDLMYHQVPFVAIPMGADQHGMAKRAEELGAAISLDSQTLNPEVLTHSIEKVLGDPSYLENMRKISHSFKEAGGYKKAVDEIFKLKKKNGLE, from the coding sequence ATGGCAAATGTGCTTTTTTTAAGTATCCCGTCCCATGGACATGTTAATCCTTCATTAGGGTTAGTAAGCGAGCTGGTAAGACAAGGGGAGAAGGTTATTTATTTTTCTTCCGATGAGTTTAAAGAGAAAATCGAACGAACCGGTGCGGTATTCAAACGTTTTAACGAAGACTTGAACCTGTTCGGAACGGATGACATGGGGGGGCTGCTCGATTCTTTGCACAGAGTCATCAAAGCAAGCAGTTCGATTATAGAAGACATCTTTCATCAAACAGCAGATTTGAAATTGGATTACATGATCTATTCGACAGCTTTTCCGTTTGGTGAGGTGATCGCCGGGATTTTACGGATCCCGTCCGTTTCGACCTTTCCGGTATTTGCCGGATTGAAGGAAATACTTGATGACAGTCATGAGTCGGATGAAGATCAAATCGCCCCGATTCAAGAAGTGCTGGATACCTATAAAGCGGTCTCTCGAACCATAGAAGAAACCTACTCCGTCAAGATGCCGGATCGTATGATGCATCTGATGTTTAATCGAGGGGATTTGAATCTGGTCTATACCTCAAAATATTTCATATCGAAATCCGACCTTGAATTTTTCGACGATAGCTTTCAATTTATCGGCCCTCCCGTATATGATCGAAAAGAAAATTTAGATTTCCCTTTTGATCGATTGGAAGGGAAGAAAGTGATCTATATATCACTAGGTACCGTATTCGGGAATTATAACCCCGCACTTTATGACCTGTTTTTCAAAAGTTTTGCCGGTTGGGATGCAGTTGTTGTCATGGCCGCGTACAAGGTGGATTTATCGCCATTTTCCATTCCTGATAACTTTATTGTCAGAAATTATGTCCCGCAGACTGAAATCTTAAAGTATGCGGATGCAGCCATTACCCATGCCGGCATGAACACCATCAGCGATTTGATGTATCACCAGGTGCCGTTTGTAGCGATTCCCATGGGCGCGGATCAGCACGGCATGGCAAAACGGGCGGAGGAATTGGGTGCTGCGATTTCTCTTGATAGCCAAACTCTTAATCCCGAGGTGTTAACACATTCCATCGAAAAGGTTCTGGGGGATCCCAGCTACCTAGAAAATATGAGGAAAATCAGTCATTCATTTAAAGAAGCCGGCGGGTATAAAAAAGCGGTTGATGAAATTTTCAAATTAAAAAAGAAAAATGGATTGGAATGA
- the rfbA gene encoding glucose-1-phosphate thymidylyltransferase RfbA: MKGIILAGGSGTRLYPLTKAVSKQMLPVYDKPMIYYPLSTLMMAGIREILIISTPRDTRLFQDLLGDGSKLGLSLQYAVQAQPRGLADAFIVGEAFIGRDSVCLILGDNIFFGQSFGATLKKVVQRQEGATIFGYYTKDPTAYGVVEFDREGNAISIEEKPKTPKSNYAVPGLYFYDQDVVEIAKKLKPSARGEIEITAINEEYMKNGKLKVELLGRGMAWLDTGTIESLREAGNFIEAIQKRQGLYVACIEEIAFRNGYISKEELMEMAKPLTKIDYGKYLLQIAE; the protein is encoded by the coding sequence ATGAAAGGTATTATACTTGCGGGCGGATCGGGAACTCGTCTATATCCATTAACCAAAGCGGTGTCAAAACAAATGCTTCCGGTTTATGACAAACCTATGATTTATTACCCTTTATCCACCCTCATGATGGCGGGGATCAGGGAGATATTAATCATTTCCACACCAAGGGACACCCGTCTATTCCAAGACCTTTTGGGAGATGGCTCTAAACTCGGTCTTTCTCTGCAATATGCGGTTCAAGCACAGCCGCGCGGACTTGCGGATGCCTTTATTGTCGGCGAAGCGTTTATAGGCCGCGATTCTGTTTGTTTGATTTTGGGAGACAACATTTTCTTTGGGCAAAGCTTCGGCGCCACCCTTAAAAAGGTTGTTCAAAGGCAAGAAGGGGCTACGATTTTCGGTTATTATACAAAAGACCCGACAGCCTATGGAGTGGTTGAATTCGACCGCGAAGGCAACGCCATTTCCATCGAAGAGAAGCCCAAGACACCGAAATCCAATTATGCGGTACCGGGATTGTATTTTTATGATCAGGATGTCGTCGAAATCGCGAAAAAGCTGAAGCCTTCTGCCAGAGGGGAGATTGAAATTACCGCGATCAACGAGGAGTATATGAAAAACGGAAAACTGAAGGTCGAACTGCTTGGCAGAGGTATGGCCTGGCTGGATACGGGAACGATTGAATCGTTAAGGGAAGCCGGCAATTTTATTGAAGCTATTCAAAAAAGGCAAGGATTGTATGTAGCCTGCATTGAAGAGATTGCCTTCCGCAATGGATATATATCCAAAGAAGAGCTGATGGAAATGGCCAAACCCTTAACCAAAATCGACTATGGCAAATATCTGCTTCAGATTGCAGAATGA